The following coding sequences are from one Rathayibacter sp. SW19 window:
- a CDS encoding magnesium transporter CorA family protein: MPSTRLYRNGKLEREGFPASEISDLIMEPDAVIWLDYEFPTMDDLAQIAEELSLHPLAVEDAVHEHQRPKLDRYDTHLFLAMYALDVIADPTGGPEQLDPREISAFVTKQCLVTVRKNPNFSMRAVLERWDAQAELASAGPAFLLWGLLDTVVDSHFAAAQRLDEQVEAAEDAVLAEKPDIANVQRRAFRLRQNIMQLRRFALPMREVVGSLARRDSDIITAKLVPYFQDVYDHTLRVADWSESLRDLTNTILDTNLVNQSNRMNLIMKKVTSWAAIIAVPTLITGFFGQNLAFPLIATVPGFWLSNGLIVAASVTLYVLFRRNDWL; encoded by the coding sequence ATGCCGAGTACCCGGCTTTATCGAAACGGCAAGCTTGAGCGTGAGGGCTTTCCAGCGAGCGAGATCTCCGACCTCATCATGGAACCGGATGCGGTGATCTGGCTCGACTACGAATTCCCCACAATGGATGACCTCGCGCAGATCGCGGAAGAATTGTCGCTGCATCCGCTTGCCGTCGAAGACGCCGTGCACGAGCACCAACGGCCGAAGCTCGACCGGTATGACACGCACCTGTTCCTTGCGATGTATGCGCTTGACGTCATTGCCGACCCTACCGGCGGCCCGGAACAGCTTGACCCGCGCGAAATCTCGGCATTCGTCACGAAGCAGTGTCTGGTCACGGTGCGGAAGAACCCGAATTTCTCGATGCGCGCCGTACTGGAGCGGTGGGACGCCCAAGCGGAACTGGCATCCGCCGGGCCGGCTTTTCTGCTGTGGGGGTTGCTCGACACCGTTGTCGACAGTCACTTCGCTGCAGCGCAACGGCTCGACGAACAGGTCGAAGCCGCAGAAGACGCGGTGCTCGCCGAAAAACCGGACATCGCCAATGTGCAGCGCCGCGCCTTCCGGTTGCGCCAGAACATCATGCAGTTGCGTCGATTCGCGCTGCCGATGCGCGAGGTCGTCGGGTCGCTGGCGCGGCGCGACTCCGACATCATCACCGCAAAACTCGTGCCGTACTTCCAGGACGTTTACGACCACACCCTGCGGGTGGCCGACTGGTCGGAGTCGCTGCGTGACTTGACCAACACGATCCTGGATACGAATCTGGTCAATCAAAGCAATCGGATGAACCTCATCATGAAGAAGGTGACGAGCTGGGCAGCGATCATCGCCGTGCCCACGCTCATCACCGGGTTCTTCGGTCAGAACCTCGCCTTCCCCTTGATCGCTACCGTGCCGGGATTCTGGCTGTCCAACGGGCTGATCGTCGCGGCATCCGTCACCCTTTACGTTCTGTTCAGACGCAACGACTGGCTCTGA
- a CDS encoding amino acid ABC transporter permease, with product MTSPGLRGPATGNIPAPGQSEEAQPIKAVKLRHPWRTLIAIVLIVYLVAFIWDAAQRHAFQWDIFIKYLFDQRISMAALTTIELTVYSMIIAIILALILAVMRLSDNPVFRSVSWMYLWIFRGTPVYVQLTFWGLLSVIYPTLSIGLPFLHPLLELPTQGTLSFFTLAIIGLGLNEAAYLAEIVRAGILSVDRGQEEAATALGMSWTQTMRRIVIPQSMRIIIPPTGNEVISMLKTTSLVTAVPFSLDLFSRSRDIATTLFAPIPLLVVASVWYLAITSVLMIGQYFLEKRFARGVGAARPDKGDAGLVTGAVPTTTSQMQVEATRLDEDKRDHL from the coding sequence ATGACCTCCCCGGGTCTGAGGGGTCCGGCGACCGGGAACATTCCGGCGCCGGGCCAGTCCGAAGAAGCACAGCCGATCAAAGCGGTCAAACTCCGTCATCCGTGGCGCACCTTGATCGCGATCGTTCTGATCGTCTACTTGGTCGCGTTCATCTGGGACGCCGCACAACGCCACGCGTTCCAGTGGGACATCTTCATCAAGTATCTGTTCGATCAGCGCATCTCGATGGCCGCGCTCACGACAATCGAATTGACCGTGTACTCGATGATCATCGCGATCATCCTTGCTCTGATCCTCGCCGTCATGCGCCTGTCGGACAATCCGGTGTTCCGGAGCGTTTCGTGGATGTACCTGTGGATCTTCCGCGGCACCCCTGTGTACGTGCAGTTGACGTTCTGGGGCTTACTGTCTGTGATCTATCCGACGTTGTCGATCGGGCTGCCGTTCCTGCATCCGCTGCTTGAACTCCCGACGCAGGGCACGCTCAGCTTCTTCACTCTCGCGATCATCGGCCTTGGCTTGAACGAGGCGGCGTATCTCGCGGAGATCGTGCGCGCGGGCATCCTCTCGGTCGATCGCGGTCAGGAAGAGGCTGCGACGGCGCTCGGCATGAGCTGGACGCAGACGATGCGGCGCATCGTCATCCCACAGTCGATGCGGATCATCATTCCGCCGACCGGCAACGAGGTGATCTCGATGCTGAAGACCACATCGTTGGTTACGGCGGTGCCGTTCAGCCTCGACCTGTTCTCACGATCACGGGATATTGCAACGACGCTGTTCGCGCCGATTCCGCTGCTGGTGGTCGCGTCGGTCTGGTATCTGGCGATCACATCTGTGCTGATGATCGGTCAGTACTTCCTGGAGAAGCGCTTCGCCCGCGGTGTGGGTGCTGCGCGACCGGACAAGGGCGACGCGGGCTTGGTGACCGGTGCGGTGCCGACGACGACCTCCCAGATGCAGGTCGAGGCGACCCGCCTCGATGAAGACAAGAGGGACCACCTATGA
- a CDS encoding amino acid ABC transporter ATP-binding protein — translation MSETTSRDAAAAKTTVPMVEAVQVSKSFGSNQVLKSITLTVQPGEVLCLVGPSGSGKSTFLRCINHLETVNAGRLRVDGTLVGYREKGDRLHEMHPKEAARQRRDIGMVFQRFNLFPHMTALENVIEAPMRVKKVSKSKAVARANDLLAQVGLAAKTGSYPAHLSGGQQQRVAIARALAMDPKLMLFDEPTSALDPELVGEVLDVMKKLAATGMTMIVVTHEMGFAREVADSLVFMDGGVVVESGDPREVLTNPQHLRTQTFLSKVL, via the coding sequence ATGAGCGAGACGACGTCGCGTGACGCCGCAGCGGCGAAGACAACGGTGCCCATGGTCGAGGCAGTGCAGGTCTCCAAGAGCTTCGGTTCCAACCAAGTGCTCAAGAGCATCACCCTGACCGTGCAGCCCGGGGAAGTATTGTGCCTGGTCGGGCCGAGCGGTTCCGGCAAGTCGACGTTTCTGCGGTGCATCAACCATCTCGAAACCGTGAACGCCGGGCGACTGCGCGTCGACGGAACACTGGTCGGCTATCGCGAAAAGGGTGACCGGCTGCATGAGATGCACCCGAAGGAAGCAGCACGACAGCGGCGTGACATCGGCATGGTCTTTCAACGGTTCAATCTGTTCCCGCACATGACCGCGCTCGAGAACGTGATCGAAGCACCGATGCGCGTCAAGAAGGTCAGTAAGTCAAAGGCTGTCGCCCGGGCGAACGATCTGCTGGCACAGGTCGGGCTGGCAGCCAAGACCGGATCGTACCCTGCCCACCTCTCCGGCGGTCAGCAGCAGCGTGTTGCCATCGCCCGGGCCCTCGCCATGGATCCGAAACTGATGCTCTTCGACGAACCGACCAGCGCGCTCGACCCTGAGCTGGTCGGCGAGGTTCTTGACGTGATGAAGAAGCTCGCCGCGACCGGCATGACCATGATCGTGGTCACCCACGAAATGGGTTTCGCGCGTGAGGTCGCCGACTCTCTGGTGTTCATGGACGGGGGCGTCGTCGTGGAGTCCGGGGATCCGCGTGAGGTGCTGACGAACCCGCAGCACCTGCGCACGCAGACCTTCCTGTCGAAGGTGCTCTGA
- the hrpA gene encoding ATP-dependent RNA helicase HrpA, protein MSSTAESAPIAVTYPPELPVSQLREEIGRVIRDNQVVIVAGETGSGKTTQLPKICLELGRTSIGHTQPRRIAARTIAERIAEELGDTVGGLVGYQVRFTDHVGAKTRIKLMTDGILLNEMHRDRMLTAYDTIIIDEAHERSLNIDFLLGYLKQLLPKRPDLKVIVTSATIDPESFAAHFAAADGTPAPIVEVSGRTFPVEIRYRPLVPDEPTDDPDDEFAGRVARERSEPAYRDRAPGRSGARGRDGGLDTLAGARYSTSEVVAHDYLTGITDALDELARESSGDVLVFLSGQNEIRDAEEAIRGHLANTRAADTTEVLPLYGRLSAADQHRVFQPSESAGIRRRIVLATNVAETSLTVPGIRYVIDAGTARISRYSVRAKVQRLPIEAISQASASQRSGRSGRTSDGIAIRLYSQEDFERRPEFTEPEVLRTNLAAVILQMISLDLGEIAAFPFLTPPDARGIKDGLDLLAELGALQPSGGRPSRRPQAASSGTVSSAEGGGRVASAEDGGRVASASERIETRIETRIETGIDTASPDLDTRARSSRATRSASGPRLTRIGRDLAKLPIDPRFGRMVIESKRHSTSREVVAIVAGLTIQDPRERPLERRAQADQQHARFADPTSDFLTLLNLWNYLELKQKELSSSAFRRLCKAEYLNYLRVREWQDVYRQLRRQAKPLGLTVGEASVNPDGIHRSLLAGLLSHIGIKDTQKKDYVGARQARFVIFPGSTLAKKQPAALMSAELVETSRLFARMNAAIDPAWAEPIAGDLCKRSYGEPHWEKNQGAAVAYERVTLYGVPIIPRRRIQYARVDAELSRELFIRHGLVEGDWPTDRGRDRAFDFDRTNRRLLAKLSELEERTRRRDILDDDEAVFEFYDRHVPADVVSARTFETWWRDARVESPRLLTMTEDALRSERTAAPDIDEREFPTVWQQGDQRLALNYRFEPGSDDDGVTVQVPLALLARLSPTGFDWQVPGLRRELVTAMIKALPKSIRRTVVPAADWAARIMAELPDAPPTSSGPGAGNATGSAGNATAGHAVPSFADTVALTIKRLTGTLATGDDVDLSRIPSHLLMTFRVIGDRGRTVASGKSLTELQRRLATQVRESVAEASARVADPIERDGLTTWDFDELPRFVDTEQPGPRPKGASAPGQPRNIIRGYPTLVDTGSTVSIRVMATPEEQSRALPGGVRRLLLNAIPSPVAYVQQHLTAAEKLTLAASPYPTTKALFDDCLTAVIDAALTRVKPDGQVFMRAEFEMIRDRASGIVMDSMFETVSLVARTLAAARAADKALTAATSLSLLPALTDARAQLAALVYPGFVSATGLDRLRHLPRYLAAITWRIERVADNPGRDRVWMTEVQTATTRFTDAGGRLPLAPHSSPALTHARWMLEELRVGLFAQHLGTAETVSLQRISKVLA, encoded by the coding sequence ATGTCTTCCACCGCCGAATCCGCCCCGATCGCGGTCACCTACCCACCCGAGTTGCCGGTCAGCCAGCTGCGGGAGGAGATCGGGCGCGTCATCCGCGACAATCAAGTCGTGATCGTCGCCGGCGAGACCGGGTCGGGCAAGACCACCCAGCTGCCCAAGATCTGCCTCGAGCTCGGCCGCACCTCGATCGGGCACACCCAGCCGCGCCGGATCGCGGCCCGCACTATCGCCGAACGCATCGCGGAAGAGCTCGGCGATACGGTCGGCGGGCTCGTCGGCTACCAGGTGCGGTTCACCGACCATGTCGGGGCGAAGACGCGCATCAAGCTGATGACGGACGGCATCCTGCTCAATGAAATGCATCGCGATCGGATGCTGACCGCCTACGACACGATCATCATCGACGAAGCGCACGAACGCAGCCTGAACATCGACTTTCTGCTCGGCTATCTCAAGCAGTTGTTGCCGAAGCGCCCTGATCTCAAGGTCATCGTCACCTCTGCGACCATCGACCCAGAAAGTTTCGCCGCGCACTTCGCCGCAGCGGATGGCACCCCCGCCCCGATCGTGGAGGTCTCCGGTCGTACCTTCCCGGTCGAGATTCGCTACCGGCCACTCGTGCCGGACGAGCCAACCGACGACCCCGATGACGAATTCGCTGGTCGAGTAGCGCGCGAGCGCAGCGAGCCCGCGTATCGAGACCGGGCTCCAGGCAGGTCCGGCGCTCGAGGTCGCGATGGGGGTCTCGATACGCTCGCTGGCGCTCGCTACTCGACCAGCGAAGTCGTCGCGCATGACTATCTCACCGGCATCACGGATGCGCTCGACGAGCTCGCGCGCGAGTCCAGCGGCGATGTGCTGGTCTTCCTCTCCGGCCAGAACGAGATCCGCGACGCGGAAGAAGCCATCCGCGGTCACCTCGCGAACACTCGCGCGGCCGACACGACCGAGGTGCTGCCACTGTATGGCCGCCTGTCCGCGGCGGATCAGCACCGTGTGTTCCAGCCGTCGGAATCCGCGGGCATCCGGCGTCGCATCGTGCTCGCAACGAACGTGGCCGAGACGAGTCTGACGGTCCCCGGCATCCGTTATGTGATCGATGCGGGCACCGCGCGCATTTCTCGCTATAGCGTGCGGGCCAAGGTGCAGCGGCTGCCGATCGAGGCCATCTCCCAGGCGTCCGCCAGTCAACGATCCGGCCGGAGCGGTCGAACGAGCGACGGCATCGCCATCCGCCTGTATTCGCAAGAGGACTTCGAACGCCGGCCGGAATTCACAGAGCCCGAAGTGTTGCGCACAAACCTCGCCGCGGTCATTCTGCAGATGATCTCGCTCGACCTCGGCGAAATCGCAGCGTTTCCGTTCCTGACCCCGCCGGATGCGCGCGGCATCAAAGATGGTCTCGACCTGCTCGCGGAACTCGGTGCCCTGCAACCCTCCGGTGGTCGCCCTTCGAGACGGCCGCAGGCGGCCTCCTCAGGAACCGTATCGAGCGCTGAAGGTGGTGGTCGAGTAGCGAGCGCTGAAGACGGTGGTCGAGTAGCGAGCGCTAGCGAGCGTATCGAGACCCGTATCGAGACCCGTATCGAGACCGGCATAGACACCGCGTCACCAGATCTCGATACGCGTGCTCGTTCCTCGCGCGCTACTCGATCAGCGAGTGGCCCGCGCCTGACGCGGATCGGACGCGATCTGGCAAAATTGCCGATCGATCCACGGTTCGGGCGGATGGTGATCGAGTCGAAACGGCACTCGACCAGTCGCGAGGTGGTGGCGATCGTCGCAGGACTCACCATTCAAGACCCACGAGAGCGCCCGCTCGAACGCCGCGCACAGGCCGATCAGCAGCATGCGCGGTTCGCCGATCCGACCAGTGACTTCCTCACCCTGCTGAATCTGTGGAACTATCTCGAGCTCAAGCAGAAAGAACTCTCCTCCAGTGCGTTCCGTCGCCTGTGCAAGGCCGAGTACCTCAACTATCTGCGGGTGCGGGAATGGCAGGACGTCTACCGGCAGCTGCGCCGCCAAGCCAAGCCGCTCGGGCTGACGGTGGGTGAGGCATCCGTGAATCCCGATGGCATCCATCGGTCGCTACTTGCGGGTCTGCTCTCGCACATCGGCATCAAAGACACGCAGAAGAAGGACTATGTCGGTGCCCGGCAGGCGCGGTTCGTGATCTTCCCCGGCTCGACCTTGGCGAAGAAGCAGCCTGCAGCACTGATGAGCGCCGAACTCGTTGAGACCAGTCGCCTGTTCGCCCGAATGAACGCCGCGATCGACCCCGCCTGGGCAGAACCGATCGCCGGAGACCTGTGCAAGCGCAGTTACGGCGAGCCGCACTGGGAGAAGAATCAGGGCGCGGCGGTTGCATACGAGCGGGTGACGCTCTACGGAGTGCCGATCATTCCGCGGCGGCGCATCCAATATGCCCGTGTGGATGCTGAACTCTCGCGTGAGCTGTTCATTCGGCATGGCCTGGTCGAAGGCGACTGGCCAACCGACCGCGGCCGTGACCGAGCGTTCGATTTCGATCGGACGAACCGGCGCCTGCTCGCGAAATTGTCGGAACTGGAGGAGCGAACGCGCCGGCGCGACATTCTCGACGATGACGAGGCCGTGTTCGAATTCTACGATCGCCACGTGCCCGCCGATGTCGTCTCCGCCCGCACGTTCGAGACGTGGTGGCGCGACGCGCGCGTCGAATCTCCGCGGCTGCTCACAATGACCGAGGATGCGCTGCGCTCCGAGCGCACGGCCGCTCCCGACATCGACGAACGCGAGTTCCCGACCGTGTGGCAGCAGGGCGACCAGCGACTCGCCCTCAACTATCGGTTCGAGCCCGGGTCGGATGACGACGGCGTCACCGTGCAGGTGCCCTTGGCTCTGCTCGCCCGGCTGAGCCCGACCGGCTTCGATTGGCAGGTGCCCGGATTACGCCGTGAACTGGTGACAGCCATGATCAAGGCGTTGCCGAAATCAATCCGACGCACGGTGGTTCCCGCGGCGGACTGGGCTGCCCGCATCATGGCAGAACTTCCGGATGCCCCGCCCACGTCCTCCGGGCCGGGCGCCGGCAATGCCACCGGCAGCGCTGGCAATGCCACCGCCGGGCACGCTGTTCCCTCGTTCGCAGACACCGTCGCGCTGACGATCAAGCGTCTGACCGGCACGCTCGCAACGGGCGACGACGTCGACCTGAGCCGGATCCCCTCACATCTGCTGATGACTTTCCGCGTCATCGGCGACCGAGGGCGCACGGTCGCCAGCGGCAAGAGTCTCACCGAACTGCAGCGCAGGCTTGCGACGCAGGTGCGCGAATCGGTGGCGGAGGCATCCGCTCGGGTTGCGGACCCGATCGAGCGCGATGGGCTCACGACGTGGGACTTCGACGAACTACCGCGCTTCGTCGACACGGAGCAGCCTGGGCCACGGCCAAAAGGCGCGAGCGCACCCGGCCAGCCGCGCAACATCATTCGCGGGTACCCGACTTTGGTTGACACCGGCAGCACAGTGTCGATTCGGGTGATGGCCACGCCCGAGGAACAGTCCCGCGCGCTGCCGGGTGGGGTACGTCGATTGCTACTGAACGCGATCCCGTCGCCGGTCGCGTACGTGCAGCAGCACCTCACCGCCGCCGAGAAGCTCACGCTGGCCGCAAGCCCGTATCCGACGACGAAGGCACTGTTCGATGACTGTCTCACGGCGGTGATCGACGCCGCTCTCACCCGTGTCAAGCCGGATGGGCAGGTATTCATGCGGGCGGAGTTCGAGATGATCAGGGATCGCGCATCCGGCATTGTGATGGACTCGATGTTCGAAACCGTCTCGCTGGTCGCCCGCACCCTGGCGGCCGCCCGGGCCGCGGACAAGGCACTGACGGCTGCCACGAGCCTGTCGCTGCTGCCTGCGTTGACGGATGCCCGTGCCCAACTCGCCGCGCTCGTCTATCCGGGCTTCGTCTCGGCCACCGGACTGGACCGACTGCGCCACCTGCCGCGCTACCTGGCGGCAATCACCTGGCGCATCGAACGGGTCGCAGACAACCCGGGCCGTGACCGCGTCTGGATGACCGAAGTGCAGACCGCAACAACCCGCTTTACGGATGCCGGTGGCCGGCTCCCTCTCGCCCCGCACTCCTCGCCCGCGCTGACGCACGCCCGTTGGATGCTCGAAGAGCTACGCGTCGGCCTGTTCGCCCAGCACCTCGGCACGGCCGAGACAGTCTCGCTCCAGCGCATCAGCAAGGTGCTTGCCTAG
- a CDS encoding ribonucleotide-diphosphate reductase subunit beta encodes MGILGTGIQEGLLLKPVKYQWAMDLYDQAVANTWFPNEIQLDADIADFKKMTDEERHAITFLMSYFNPNELLVNKALAFGVYPYLNAAEAHLYLAKQMWEEANHCMSFEYVLETFPIDRNAAYNSHIDVPSMARKEEFEFKFIKRMTEEKLDITTTAGKQDFVRNLIAYNVILEGIWFYSGFMVALSFRQRNLLRNFGSLIDWIVRDESLHLKFGINLILTVLDENPDLQTPEFAAEIKQMILDAVEMEEQYNKDLLPGGILGLNANYINQYVKYLADRRLEELGFEAQYKVANPAKWMATANDTYELVNFFESINTSYESNAKATISPKK; translated from the coding sequence ATGGGAATCCTGGGAACCGGTATTCAAGAGGGTCTTCTGCTTAAGCCGGTGAAATACCAGTGGGCGATGGACCTTTACGATCAGGCTGTGGCGAATACCTGGTTCCCGAACGAGATTCAACTCGACGCGGACATCGCCGATTTCAAGAAGATGACGGATGAGGAACGGCACGCCATCACGTTCCTGATGAGTTACTTCAACCCGAACGAGCTGCTCGTCAACAAGGCGCTCGCGTTCGGCGTCTATCCATACTTGAACGCTGCGGAGGCGCACCTCTATCTGGCCAAGCAGATGTGGGAGGAAGCCAACCACTGCATGTCGTTCGAGTACGTGCTTGAGACCTTCCCGATCGATCGCAACGCCGCGTACAACTCCCACATCGACGTGCCGTCGATGGCCCGCAAAGAGGAGTTCGAGTTCAAATTCATCAAGCGGATGACCGAGGAGAAGCTCGACATCACCACGACGGCCGGCAAGCAGGACTTCGTGCGCAACCTGATCGCGTACAACGTGATCCTGGAGGGCATCTGGTTCTACTCAGGGTTCATGGTGGCGCTGTCGTTCCGCCAGCGGAACCTCCTGCGCAACTTCGGTTCCTTGATAGACTGGATCGTGCGCGACGAATCTCTGCACCTGAAGTTCGGTATCAACCTCATCCTCACCGTGCTCGACGAAAACCCCGACCTGCAGACTCCCGAGTTCGCGGCGGAGATCAAGCAGATGATTCTCGATGCTGTCGAAATGGAAGAGCAGTACAACAAAGACCTGCTGCCCGGAGGCATCCTCGGGCTGAACGCCAACTACATCAACCAGTATGTGAAGTACCTGGCGGACCGACGCTTGGAAGAGCTCGGATTCGAGGCACAATATAAGGTGGCTAACCCGGCCAAATGGATGGCTACTGCGAACGACACCTACGAACTGGTCAACTTCTTCGAGTCGATCAACACGTCGTATGAGTCGAACGCGAAGGCGACGATCTCGCCAAAGAAATAG
- a CDS encoding ABC transporter substrate-binding protein: MRNKYAVPAILAVAALLLTGCVNNEGTGSGSSTTAAASGTKDASIAALLPDSVKTSGTLQVGVDATYPPNEYKDSNGNAIGWDIDLFNAVSAVLGVKPVYNIAGFDTIIPNITGKKYDVGLSSFTDTAEREKQVDFVNYYSAGILWASQKGKDVNPDNACGLKVAVESGTTEEQDEVPAKSKACTDAGKPAIQILKFDGQDQATNAVVLGQADAMSADSPITDYAIAKSGGKLQVAGKTFEVAPYGVAVDKGSVLGTAIQKAFQKIVDNGTYTKILDKWGVQDGALKTITINATTKG; this comes from the coding sequence ATGCGAAATAAGTATGCCGTTCCGGCGATACTCGCAGTAGCAGCACTGCTTTTGACCGGCTGTGTGAACAACGAGGGGACTGGGTCGGGGTCGAGCACCACCGCCGCGGCATCCGGAACCAAGGATGCGTCGATCGCAGCGCTTCTGCCCGACTCGGTCAAGACGTCGGGAACCCTCCAGGTCGGCGTTGACGCGACGTACCCGCCGAACGAGTACAAGGACTCGAACGGCAATGCGATCGGGTGGGACATCGACCTGTTCAACGCCGTTTCAGCTGTACTCGGTGTTAAGCCGGTGTACAACATCGCCGGATTCGACACGATCATCCCGAACATCACCGGCAAGAAGTACGATGTCGGACTCTCCTCCTTCACTGACACAGCCGAACGTGAGAAGCAGGTCGACTTCGTCAATTACTACTCGGCCGGCATTCTCTGGGCCTCGCAGAAGGGCAAAGACGTCAATCCTGACAACGCGTGCGGCCTGAAGGTCGCCGTCGAGTCCGGTACGACGGAGGAGCAGGACGAGGTTCCGGCCAAGTCGAAGGCGTGCACCGACGCTGGCAAGCCGGCCATCCAGATCCTGAAATTCGACGGCCAAGACCAGGCCACCAACGCTGTCGTGCTCGGCCAGGCGGATGCCATGAGTGCAGACTCGCCGATCACCGACTACGCGATCGCGAAGTCGGGCGGCAAGCTGCAGGTTGCAGGCAAGACATTCGAGGTCGCGCCGTATGGAGTGGCTGTCGACAAGGGGTCCGTGCTCGGCACCGCTATTCAGAAGGCCTTCCAGAAGATCGTCGACAATGGCACTTACACGAAGATCCTCGACAAGTGGGGCGTGCAGGACGGCGCCTTGAAGACAATCACGATTAACGCGACGACTAAGGGCTAA